The Streptococcus mitis genome has a segment encoding these proteins:
- the mntE gene encoding CDF family manganese efflux transporter MntE has translation MKQSISNLKLAERGAIISISTYLLLSAAKLATGHLLHSSSLVADGFNNVSDIIGNVALLIGIRMARQPADRDHRFGHWKIEDLASLVTSIIMFYVGFDVLRDTIQKILSREETVIDPLGATLGIISASIMFVVYLYNTRLSKKSNSKALKAAAKDNLSDAVTSLGTTIAILASSFNYPIVDKLVAIIITFFILKTAYDIFIESSFSLSDGFDDRLLEDYQKAIMEIPKISKVKSQRGRTYGSNIYLDITLEMNPDLSVYESHEIADQVESMLEERFGVFDTDVHIEPAPIPEDEILDNVYKKLLMREQLIDQGNQLEELLADDFVYIRQDGEQMDKEAYKAEKDLNSAIKDIQITSISQKTKLICYELDGIVHTSIWRRHETWQNIFHQETKKNREILS, from the coding sequence ATGAAGCAATCTATTTCAAATCTCAAGTTGGCGGAACGTGGTGCCATTATCAGCATTTCTACCTACCTGCTCTTGTCTGCAGCCAAATTAGCTACTGGGCACCTCCTCCATTCATCCAGTTTGGTGGCCGATGGTTTTAACAACGTGTCGGACATTATTGGAAATGTGGCCCTCTTGATTGGAATCCGGATGGCACGCCAGCCTGCTGACCGAGACCACCGTTTTGGCCACTGGAAGATTGAAGATTTGGCTAGCTTGGTCACTTCTATTATCATGTTCTATGTTGGCTTTGATGTGCTAAGGGATACCATTCAGAAGATTCTCAGTCGTGAAGAAACGGTCATCGATCCTCTTGGTGCAACTCTAGGAATTATTTCTGCATCGATTATGTTTGTAGTTTATCTCTACAATACTCGCCTCAGTAAGAAATCCAACTCCAAGGCACTAAAGGCAGCAGCCAAGGACAATCTTTCTGATGCTGTCACCTCACTTGGTACTACCATTGCCATCCTGGCCAGCAGTTTCAATTATCCCATTGTGGATAAACTGGTTGCCATTATCATCACTTTCTTTATCTTGAAAACTGCTTATGATATCTTCATCGAGTCTTCCTTTAGTCTATCAGATGGCTTTGACGACCGTCTGCTTGAGGACTATCAAAAGGCCATTATGGAAATTCCCAAAATCAGCAAGGTTAAGTCGCAAAGAGGTCGTACCTACGGTAGCAACATCTACCTGGATATTACGCTAGAGATGAATCCTGACTTATCAGTTTATGAAAGTCATGAGATTGCGGATCAGGTCGAATCCATGCTGGAAGAGCGTTTTGGAGTTTTTGATACCGATGTCCATATCGAGCCAGCACCTATCCCTGAGGACGAAATTTTAGACAATGTCTATAAAAAATTACTTATGCGTGAACAATTGATTGACCAAGGAAATCAACTGGAAGAACTCTTAGCTGACGATTTTGTCTATATTCGTCAGGATGGAGAGCAGATGGATAAAGAGGCCTATAAAGCCGAAAAAGATTTGAATTCAGCTATCAAGGATATTCAGATCACTTCCATCAGTCAAAAGACCAAACTCATCTGCTATGAGTTAGATGGTATCGTCCATACCAGTATCTGGCGCCGTCACGAAACTTGGCAAAATATCTTTCACCAAGAAACAAAAAAGAATAGAGAAATCCTGTCATGA
- a CDS encoding cation-translocating P-type ATPase — translation MSKEQKRQAFYIQSPEEVLKAVDATEQGLSSSEAEKRLAEFGHNELEEGEKRSILVKFIEQFKDLMIIILVAAAILSVVTSGGEDIADAIIILAVVIINAAFGVYQEGKAEEAIEALKSMSSPAARVLRDGHMAEIDSKELVPGDIVALEAGDVVPADLRLLEANSLKIEEAALTGESVPVEKDLTVELAADAGIGDRVNMAFQNSNVTYGRGMGVVVNTGMYTEVGHIAGMLQDADETDTPLKRNLNNLSKVLTYAILVIALVTFVVGVFIQGKNPLGELMTSVALAVAAIPEGLPAIVTIVLALGTQVLAKRNSIVRKLPAVETLGSTEIIASDKTGTLTMNKMTVEKVFYDAVLHDSAGDIELGLEMPLLRSVVLANDTKIDVEGNLIGDPTETAFIQYALDKGYDVKGFLEKYPRVAELPFDSERKLMSTVHPLADGRFLVAVKGAPDQLLKRCVLRDKAGDIAPIDEKVTNLIHTNNSEMAHQALRVLAGAYKIIDSIPENLISEELENDLIFTGLIGMIDPERPEAAEAVRVAKEAGIRPIMITGDHQDTAEAIAKRLGIIDANDTEGHVLTGAELNELSDEDFEKVVGQYSVYARVSPEHKVRIVKAWQKQGKVVAMTGDGVNDAPALKTADIGIGMGITGTEVSKGASDMILADDNFATIIVAVEEGRKVFSNIQKTIQYLLSANTAEVLTIFLSTLFGWDVLQPVHLLWINLVTDTFPAIALGVEPAEPGVMNHKPRGRKASFFSGGVLSSIIYQGVLQAAIVMSVYGLAIAYPVHVGDNHAIHADALTMAFATLGLIQLFHAYNVKSVYQSILTVGPFKSKTFNWSILVSFILLMATIVVEPLEGIFHVTKLDLSQWRIVMAGSFSMIIIVEIVKFVQRKLGFDKNAI, via the coding sequence ATGTCAAAAGAACAAAAACGCCAAGCGTTTTACATTCAAAGTCCTGAAGAGGTCTTGAAGGCTGTGGATGCGACCGAACAAGGTTTGTCATCAAGTGAGGCGGAAAAGCGCCTTGCCGAATTTGGCCACAATGAACTCGAAGAAGGCGAGAAACGATCAATCCTGGTCAAATTTATCGAGCAATTTAAGGATTTGATGATTATCATCCTAGTTGCGGCAGCAATCTTGTCAGTCGTGACTTCTGGTGGGGAAGATATCGCAGATGCCATTATCATCTTAGCCGTGGTAATCATCAATGCTGCCTTTGGTGTTTACCAAGAAGGGAAAGCAGAAGAAGCTATCGAAGCCCTCAAATCCATGTCTAGTCCAGCTGCCCGCGTTCTTCGTGATGGTCATATGGCGGAGATTGATTCTAAAGAATTGGTACCAGGTGATATCGTCGCTCTCGAAGCTGGTGATGTAGTGCCTGCAGACCTACGTTTGCTAGAAGCCAACTCTCTTAAAATAGAAGAAGCTGCCTTGACAGGTGAGTCTGTGCCAGTCGAAAAAGACTTGACAGTTGAACTTGCTGCAGATGCTGGTATTGGGGACCGTGTCAATATGGCCTTCCAAAACTCAAACGTGACCTATGGTCGTGGGATGGGTGTTGTTGTCAATACAGGGATGTACACTGAAGTTGGTCATATCGCTGGTATGCTTCAAGATGCGGATGAGACAGATACACCACTTAAACGAAACTTGAACAACCTTTCTAAAGTCTTGACCTATGCTATCTTGGTTATTGCACTTGTTACTTTTGTAGTGGGTGTTTTCATTCAAGGGAAAAATCCACTCGGTGAGTTGATGACCTCTGTTGCCCTTGCCGTTGCAGCTATTCCAGAAGGGCTCCCAGCTATCGTAACTATTGTTCTTGCCCTTGGTACTCAAGTTTTAGCCAAACGAAACTCAATCGTTCGTAAGTTGCCAGCAGTTGAAACTCTTGGTTCAACAGAAATCATCGCTTCTGATAAGACTGGTACGTTGACCATGAACAAGATGACCGTTGAAAAAGTCTTCTATGATGCAGTCCTACATGACTCAGCTGGTGACATTGAACTGGGTCTTGAAATGCCGCTTCTACGTTCAGTAGTCTTAGCTAACGATACTAAGATTGATGTCGAAGGCAATCTGATTGGTGACCCTACTGAAACAGCCTTCATCCAGTATGCCTTGGACAAGGGCTACGATGTTAAAGGTTTCTTAGAGAAATATCCACGTGTGGCTGAGTTGCCATTTGATTCTGAACGTAAGCTCATGTCAACAGTTCATCCACTTGCAGATGGACGCTTCCTCGTAGCTGTTAAAGGTGCGCCAGACCAACTCTTGAAACGTTGTGTTCTTCGTGATAAGGCTGGGGATATTGCTCCGATTGACGAGAAGGTTACAAACCTCATTCACACAAACAACTCTGAAATGGCCCACCAAGCCTTGCGTGTCCTTGCAGGTGCTTATAAGATTATCGATAGTATTCCAGAAAACCTGATCTCTGAAGAGCTTGAAAATGATTTAATCTTTACTGGTTTGATTGGGATGATTGACCCTGAACGTCCTGAAGCTGCTGAGGCTGTTCGTGTGGCTAAGGAAGCGGGAATTCGTCCAATCATGATCACAGGTGACCATCAAGACACTGCAGAAGCTATTGCTAAACGTTTGGGAATCATTGACGCAAATGATACAGAAGGACATGTTTTAACTGGTGCTGAGCTCAACGAACTATCTGATGAAGACTTTGAAAAAGTCGTTGGTCAATACTCTGTTTATGCCCGTGTGTCTCCAGAACACAAGGTTCGTATCGTCAAGGCTTGGCAAAAACAAGGTAAGGTCGTTGCCATGACAGGTGACGGTGTCAATGATGCTCCGGCTTTGAAAACAGCCGATATCGGTATCGGTATGGGAATCACTGGTACAGAGGTGTCTAAGGGGGCTTCTGACATGATTCTTGCAGATGATAACTTTGCAACTATTATCGTTGCAGTGGAAGAAGGACGTAAGGTCTTCTCAAATATTCAAAAGACTATTCAGTACCTACTTTCTGCCAATACTGCTGAAGTATTAACCATCTTCCTATCAACCTTGTTTGGTTGGGATGTCTTGCAACCAGTTCACCTCTTGTGGATTAACTTGGTAACAGATACCTTCCCAGCTATCGCTCTTGGTGTTGAGCCAGCTGAGCCTGGTGTCATGAACCATAAACCACGTGGACGCAAGGCAAGCTTCTTCTCAGGTGGTGTTTTGAGTTCTATTATCTATCAAGGTGTACTCCAAGCAGCTATTGTTATGAGTGTTTATGGCCTTGCGATTGCTTACCCAGTTCACGTGGGTGACAATCATGCCATTCACGCAGATGCCCTTACTATGGCCTTTGCAACACTTGGTTTGATTCAGCTCTTCCATGCCTACAATGTGAAATCTGTTTACCAATCCATCTTGACAGTTGGACCATTCAAGTCTAAGACCTTCAACTGGTCTATCTTGGTATCCTTCATCCTTCTCATGGCAACAATCGTCGTAGAACCACTTGAAGGAATTTTCCACGTAACCAAACTAGACTTGTCTCAATGGAGAATCGTCATGGCTGGAAGCTTCTCAATGATTATCATTGTTGAAATCGTTAAGTTTGTTCAACGTAAACTCGGTTTTGACAAGAATGCGATTTAA
- a CDS encoding peptide deformylase, giving the protein MEKKIVKDILFLSQVSQPANQDDLYLARDLQDTLLANRETCVGLAANMIGVQKRVIIFNLGLVPVVMFNPVLLSSEGSYETEEGCLSLTGMRPTKRYETIRVAYRDSKWQEQTITLTGFPAQVCQHELDHLEGRII; this is encoded by the coding sequence GTGGAAAAGAAAATTGTAAAGGATATTTTGTTTTTATCTCAGGTGTCTCAGCCGGCAAATCAGGATGATCTGTATCTTGCCAGAGATTTGCAGGATACACTTTTAGCGAATCGTGAGACTTGTGTCGGTCTGGCTGCCAATATGATTGGGGTGCAGAAGCGCGTGATTATCTTTAATCTTGGCTTGGTTCCTGTGGTCATGTTTAACCCAGTGCTCCTGTCCTCAGAAGGATCTTATGAGACAGAGGAAGGTTGTTTGTCCTTGACAGGTATGAGACCTACTAAGCGTTATGAAACCATAAGGGTTGCCTATCGTGACAGCAAGTGGCAGGAACAGACCATTACTTTGACAGGTTTCCCAGCCCAGGTTTGCCAGCATGAACTGGATCATTTGGAAGGACGAATCATTTAG